A window from Herbaspirillum sp. meg3 encodes these proteins:
- a CDS encoding cytochrome bc complex cytochrome b subunit, whose amino-acid sequence MAAFQEKQLPKDAPVSAKALNWVDARFPLTSTWKAHLSEYYAPKNFNFWYAFGSLALLVLVIQIVTGIFLVMHYKPDANLAFASVEYIMRDVPWGWLVRYMHSTGASAFFIVVYLHMVRGLLYGSYRKPRELVWLFGVAIFLCLMGEAFMGYLLPWGQMSYWGAQVIVNLFGAIPFIGPDLSLWIRGDYVVSDATLNRFFSFHVIAIPLVLIGLVVAHIIALHEVGSNNPDGVEIKEKLDEKGVPLDGVPFHPYYSVHDIMAVAVFLIVFTAVVFFAPEMGGYFLEYNNFIPADSLKTPPHIAPVWYFTPFYSILRATTSDFMVYLMAGIAAYVALLLVKSNRNAIFKIAAIVIGVAIIAGMAIFDAKFFGVVLMGVSVMILGGLPWLDHSKVKSIRYRPSWHKYIYIVFAIAFLVLGYLGVKPPGVWGALRVGEHIILSDIAQTVSQVCTFIYFGFFLLMPWWSAAGQFKQVPDRVTYHPH is encoded by the coding sequence ATGGCTGCATTCCAAGAAAAACAATTGCCGAAAGACGCACCTGTATCCGCAAAAGCATTGAACTGGGTTGACGCCCGTTTTCCTCTGACTTCCACTTGGAAAGCTCACCTTTCCGAGTACTACGCTCCCAAGAATTTCAATTTCTGGTACGCCTTCGGTTCGCTGGCGTTGCTGGTTCTGGTCATTCAGATCGTGACCGGGATTTTCCTGGTGATGCATTACAAGCCGGATGCCAACCTGGCGTTCGCCTCCGTTGAATACATCATGCGCGACGTCCCCTGGGGCTGGCTGGTGCGTTACATGCACTCCACCGGCGCGTCGGCATTCTTCATCGTCGTCTACCTGCACATGGTGCGCGGCCTGCTGTACGGCTCCTATCGCAAACCTCGCGAGCTGGTCTGGCTGTTCGGTGTGGCGATCTTCCTGTGCCTGATGGGCGAAGCCTTCATGGGCTACCTGCTGCCATGGGGCCAGATGTCGTACTGGGGCGCACAGGTGATCGTCAACCTGTTCGGCGCGATTCCTTTCATCGGCCCTGATCTGTCATTGTGGATTCGCGGCGACTACGTGGTCTCCGACGCGACGTTGAACCGCTTCTTCTCGTTCCACGTGATCGCGATCCCGCTGGTGCTGATCGGTCTGGTTGTTGCGCACATCATTGCGCTGCACGAAGTCGGTTCGAACAATCCGGATGGCGTCGAGATCAAAGAAAAGCTGGACGAAAAAGGCGTGCCGCTGGACGGCGTTCCTTTCCATCCTTACTACTCCGTACATGACATCATGGCGGTTGCAGTATTCCTGATCGTGTTCACCGCCGTCGTGTTCTTCGCGCCGGAAATGGGTGGCTACTTCCTCGAGTACAACAACTTCATTCCAGCCGATTCACTCAAGACCCCGCCGCACATCGCGCCGGTCTGGTACTTTACGCCGTTCTACTCGATTCTGCGTGCAACGACATCGGACTTCATGGTCTATCTGATGGCCGGTATTGCTGCTTACGTCGCACTGCTGCTGGTGAAATCCAATCGCAATGCGATCTTCAAGATCGCGGCGATCGTCATTGGTGTCGCTATCATTGCCGGCATGGCGATTTTCGATGCGAAATTCTTCGGTGTGGTGCTGATGGGCGTGTCGGTCATGATTCTCGGTGGACTGCCTTGGCTGGATCACTCAAAAGTGAAGTCGATTCGTTATCGCCCGAGCTGGCACAAATATATCTACATCGTGTTCGCGATCGCTTTCCTGGTGCTCGGATATCTGGGCGTCAAGCCGCCGGGAGTCTGGGGTGCGCTGCGCGTCGGTGAACACATTATCCTGAGCGATATTGCTCAGACCGTAAGTCAAGTATGTACTTTCATTTACTTCGGTTTCTTTTTGCTGATGCCATGGTGGAGTGCTGCAGGACAGTTCAAGCAAGTTCCTGACCGCGTTACTTATCATCCGCACTAA
- a CDS encoding histidine triad nucleotide-binding protein has translation MDNCIFCKIAAKQIPSKMIYEDDDVVAFHDINPAAPVHFLIIPKEHVATLADCAEKHAALLGKMALLAPKLAQEQGCGYQLDATGNKAGGFKTLFNTGPDGGQEVYHLHMHVIGGAHPWRTKSVLQG, from the coding sequence TTGGACAACTGTATTTTCTGCAAGATCGCCGCGAAGCAGATTCCGTCGAAGATGATTTATGAAGACGACGACGTCGTTGCTTTCCACGATATCAACCCGGCCGCGCCGGTGCACTTCCTGATCATCCCCAAAGAACACGTTGCCACGCTGGCCGATTGCGCTGAGAAACATGCCGCGCTATTGGGTAAAATGGCTTTGCTTGCACCAAAGTTGGCGCAGGAACAAGGATGTGGCTACCAGCTTGATGCGACCGGCAACAAGGCGGGTGGTTTCAAGACGCTTTTCAATACCGGCCCTGACGGCGGCCAAGAGGTGTACCATCTCCATATGCATGTGATCGGTGGCGCGCATCCTTGGCGTACGAAGTCCGTGTTGCAGGGATAA
- the hisA gene encoding 1-(5-phosphoribosyl)-5-[(5-phosphoribosylamino)methylideneamino]imidazole-4-carboxamide isomerase → MLLIPAIDLKDGHCVRLKQGDMDQATVFSQDPAEMARHWLAQGARRLHLVDLNGAFAGKPKNESAVKAILKAVRDFAVENDVDEIPVQLGGGIRDLDTIERYLDDGLSYIIIGTAAVKNPGFLHDACSAFPGQIIVGLDAKDGKVATDGWSKLSGHEVVDLAQKFEGYGCEAIVYTDIGRDGMMGGVNIEATVRLAQAVSIPIIASGGVHSIKDVEALCGVQDEGIEAVICGRSIYEGTLDLSSAQDRADELTEEASPASEGSDSEQS, encoded by the coding sequence ATGCTGCTGATACCTGCCATCGACCTGAAAGACGGTCATTGCGTTCGCCTGAAGCAAGGCGATATGGACCAAGCCACCGTATTCTCCCAAGACCCTGCCGAAATGGCGCGTCACTGGCTCGCGCAGGGCGCTCGTCGTCTGCATCTGGTTGATCTGAACGGCGCCTTTGCAGGCAAGCCGAAGAATGAATCCGCCGTCAAAGCCATCCTCAAGGCCGTGCGTGATTTCGCCGTCGAAAACGACGTCGACGAAATCCCCGTACAGCTCGGCGGCGGTATCCGTGATCTGGATACCATCGAGCGTTACCTCGATGATGGCCTGTCCTACATCATCATCGGCACCGCTGCGGTGAAAAATCCAGGTTTCCTGCACGATGCGTGCAGCGCGTTCCCGGGCCAGATCATTGTCGGCCTCGACGCCAAGGACGGCAAAGTTGCCACCGACGGCTGGAGCAAGCTGTCCGGCCATGAAGTGGTCGACCTCGCGCAAAAATTTGAAGGCTACGGCTGCGAAGCCATCGTCTACACCGATATCGGCCGCGACGGCATGATGGGTGGCGTCAACATCGAAGCAACCGTGCGCCTGGCGCAGGCTGTCTCGATCCCGATCATCGCCTCCGGCGGCGTGCACAGCATCAAGGACGTCGAAGCGCTGTGCGGCGTGCAGGACGAGGGCATCGAAGCCGTCATTTGCGGCCGTTCGATTTATGAAGGTACGTTGGATCTGAGCTCGGCGCAAGATCGCGCCGACGAATTGACTGAAGAAGCATCACCGGCATCCGAAGGGTCCGACAGCGAACAATCATGA
- a CDS encoding cytochrome c1 — MILLKRLIATLVLLPALAYANEGGYPLDTAPDRTTDVSALQNGAKLFVNYCLNCHSASAMRYNRLRDIGLSEDQIKNNLLFTGEKVGDLMKNTMLPQDAKAWFGAVPPDLSVIARAKASESGTGPDWIYTYLRTYYKDDSRPTGWNNMVFPNVGMPHVLWELQGIRAPKYAEEKDPHEEGKTIHKFVGFEQLKPGKMTAVEYDNAVADLVGYLQWMGEPAQNTRKRLGVWVLLFLGCFLVLAWRLNASFWKEVK; from the coding sequence ATGATATTGCTGAAAAGACTGATTGCGACTCTCGTGCTGCTGCCTGCGCTGGCTTACGCCAATGAAGGCGGGTACCCGCTGGATACGGCGCCGGATCGCACGACCGACGTTTCCGCCCTGCAAAATGGCGCCAAACTGTTCGTCAACTATTGCCTGAATTGCCACTCGGCATCGGCCATGCGTTACAACCGTCTGCGCGACATTGGCTTGTCGGAAGATCAAATCAAAAATAATCTGTTGTTCACCGGCGAAAAAGTCGGCGATCTGATGAAAAACACCATGCTGCCGCAAGATGCCAAGGCATGGTTTGGTGCGGTTCCACCGGATTTATCCGTCATTGCCCGTGCCAAAGCGTCCGAATCAGGCACCGGTCCGGACTGGATTTATACGTATCTGCGTACGTATTACAAAGACGACAGCCGCCCAACCGGCTGGAACAACATGGTTTTCCCTAACGTCGGCATGCCGCACGTATTGTGGGAATTGCAAGGTATCCGCGCTCCCAAGTATGCCGAAGAGAAAGATCCGCACGAAGAAGGCAAGACCATTCACAAGTTTGTCGGCTTCGAACAGTTGAAACCAGGCAAGATGACTGCTGTCGAATACGACAATGCGGTCGCTGATTTGGTCGGATACTTGCAATGGATGGGTGAACCCGCGCAAAATACGCGTAAGCGTCTCGGCGTCTGGGTTTTACTGTTCTTGGGTTGCTTCCTTGTGTTGGCATGGCGTCTGAACGCCTCCTTCTGGAAAGAAGTGAAATAA
- the tatA gene encoding Sec-independent protein translocase subunit TatA, with product MGSFSIWHWLIVLVIVMVVFGTKKLGNMGSDLGKAVKGFKDGVKGEEEKPVAKDQTTIDVQAKDKEKSGS from the coding sequence ATGGGTTCGTTCAGTATTTGGCATTGGTTGATCGTTCTGGTTATCGTCATGGTCGTTTTCGGCACGAAGAAGCTGGGCAACATGGGTTCCGATCTCGGCAAGGCCGTCAAAGGCTTTAAAGATGGCGTCAAGGGCGAAGAAGAGAAGCCTGTGGCCAAGGATCAGACCACTATCGACGTGCAAGCTAAAGATAAAGAAAAATCCGGCAGCTAA
- a CDS encoding phosphoribosyl-ATP diphosphatase, whose translation MSETLRRLAEVIESRKLANGGNPEKSYVAKLFSKGDDAILKKIGEEAAETIMAAKDARVSGDASKVLYECADLWFHSMVLLAQFDLKPQDVLNELARREGLSGLEEKASRPADA comes from the coding sequence ATGAGTGAAACACTGCGCCGTCTGGCTGAAGTCATCGAATCGCGCAAGCTGGCCAACGGCGGTAATCCTGAAAAGTCTTACGTCGCCAAGTTGTTTTCCAAGGGTGACGATGCGATCTTGAAAAAGATCGGCGAAGAAGCGGCAGAAACCATCATGGCTGCGAAGGATGCGCGCGTGAGTGGGGATGCCTCCAAGGTACTCTACGAATGCGCCGACCTGTGGTTTCATTCCATGGTCCTGCTGGCGCAATTCGACCTCAAGCCGCAGGATGTGCTCAATGAACTGGCCCGTCGCGAAGGCTTGTCGGGCCTGGAAGAAAAAGCCAGCCGCCCTGCCGATGCCTGA
- a CDS encoding Do family serine endopeptidase, producing the protein MRRFWLLFAQTVTVGLAVWFIVATLKPDWASGTLSSRVRPAASSVQMQEAAPGAPTPNSYRDAARQAMPSVVNIFTTTEARPQKNPFMDDPFFKKFFGDQFEDQQDDKQSSLGSGVIVSPQGYILTNNHVVEAADEIEVALADGRKATAKVVGTDPETDLAVIKIDLPNLPAITLAHVEQATVGDIVLAIGNPFGVGQTVTMGIISALGRNHLGINTFENFIQTDAAINPGNSGGALVDTNGNLLGINTAIYSRTGGNLGIGFAIPVSTAKNVMEAIISHGQVVRGWIGVEPQDITPELAESFGLTKKTGAIIAGVLKNGPADKAGMKPGDILISVEGKTVSDTTEMLNLIAQLTPGAKAKMTVLRKAQETTLEIVVGKRPPPKREERE; encoded by the coding sequence ATGCGACGTTTTTGGCTGTTGTTTGCACAAACCGTAACGGTCGGTTTGGCGGTTTGGTTCATTGTAGCTACCTTGAAGCCGGATTGGGCCAGTGGAACCTTGAGTTCCCGCGTGCGCCCTGCCGCTTCCTCGGTTCAGATGCAGGAAGCCGCTCCCGGTGCACCGACGCCCAACTCTTATCGTGATGCCGCTCGTCAGGCGATGCCATCGGTGGTGAACATCTTCACCACGACGGAAGCACGTCCGCAAAAAAATCCTTTCATGGATGATCCGTTCTTCAAGAAGTTCTTCGGTGACCAGTTCGAGGATCAACAGGACGACAAGCAATCCAGCCTTGGTTCCGGCGTGATCGTCAGCCCGCAAGGCTACATCCTGACCAACAATCACGTGGTCGAAGCCGCCGACGAAATCGAAGTGGCGCTGGCCGACGGCCGCAAGGCGACCGCAAAAGTCGTCGGCACCGATCCGGAAACCGACCTCGCCGTAATCAAGATCGACCTGCCGAATCTGCCTGCCATCACGCTGGCGCACGTTGAGCAAGCCACCGTCGGCGACATCGTGCTGGCCATCGGCAATCCATTCGGCGTTGGCCAGACCGTCACCATGGGCATTATCTCGGCGCTGGGCCGCAATCACCTCGGCATCAATACCTTCGAGAACTTCATCCAGACCGATGCAGCGATCAATCCGGGTAATTCCGGCGGTGCGCTGGTTGATACCAACGGCAACCTGCTGGGCATCAACACGGCGATCTACTCGCGTACCGGCGGCAACCTCGGCATTGGCTTCGCCATTCCCGTCTCGACCGCCAAGAACGTGATGGAAGCCATCATCAGTCACGGCCAGGTCGTCCGCGGCTGGATCGGCGTCGAACCACAGGACATCACACCTGAACTGGCAGAAAGCTTCGGCCTGACCAAGAAGACCGGCGCCATCATCGCGGGCGTGCTCAAGAATGGTCCTGCGGATAAGGCCGGCATGAAGCCGGGAGATATCCTGATCAGCGTTGAGGGCAAGACCGTCAGCGACACGACCGAAATGCTGAACCTGATCGCGCAACTGACGCCAGGTGCCAAGGCCAAGATGACCGTACTGCGCAAGGCACAGGAAACCACACTGGAAATCGTCGTCGGCAAGCGTCCGCCGCCGAAACGTGAAGAACGCGAATAG
- the hisI gene encoding phosphoribosyl-AMP cyclohydrolase, with amino-acid sequence MSISAKWLNKVKWDEVGLVPVIAQEVGSNDVLMFAWMNREALAKTVQSGEAVYWSRSRKKLWHKGEESGHFQKVHEIRLDCDEDVVLLKVEQVAGIACHTGRHSCFFQKFEGNAETGEWQTVEPVLKDGEAASEKEKPKRTRKVTPKVTP; translated from the coding sequence ATGAGCATCAGTGCAAAATGGCTGAACAAGGTGAAGTGGGACGAAGTCGGACTGGTGCCGGTGATTGCTCAGGAAGTCGGCTCCAACGACGTGCTGATGTTCGCCTGGATGAATCGCGAAGCGCTGGCCAAGACTGTGCAATCCGGCGAAGCCGTCTACTGGAGCCGCTCGCGCAAGAAGCTGTGGCACAAGGGGGAGGAGTCCGGCCATTTCCAGAAGGTCCATGAAATCCGCCTCGACTGTGACGAAGACGTCGTCTTGCTCAAGGTTGAGCAAGTGGCCGGCATCGCGTGTCATACCGGTCGTCATTCCTGCTTCTTTCAGAAGTTTGAAGGCAACGCCGAGACTGGTGAATGGCAGACTGTCGAGCCTGTCCTGAAGGACGGCGAAGCCGCGTCGGAAAAAGAAAAGCCGAAGCGTACGCGCAAAGTAACTCCCAAGGTAACCCCATGA
- the tatC gene encoding twin-arginine translocase subunit TatC: MAEEQKTSGSEDTFISHLIELRSRVVKSSAAVLIIFLCMMPWAAHIFDLLAAPMIHALPAGSKMIATGVITPFLIPVKVTMVLALIIALPWVLYQMWAFVAPGLYTHEKRLVAPLVISSSLLFIAGVAFCYFFVFGVVFPFINNFAPKSVSVAPDIDSYVDFVLTMFLAFGITFEVPIIVIVLVRMGLVPLAKLKQIRPYVVVGAFVVAAVVTPPDIMSQLLLAVPLCLLYEIGLLVAPIFEKATRAPEEREDAVGS; this comes from the coding sequence ATGGCCGAAGAACAGAAAACGTCAGGTAGCGAAGATACTTTCATTTCGCATCTGATTGAATTGCGCAGCCGCGTAGTGAAGTCGTCGGCTGCCGTACTCATCATCTTCTTGTGCATGATGCCGTGGGCTGCGCATATCTTTGATCTGCTCGCCGCGCCGATGATTCATGCGCTGCCGGCCGGCAGCAAAATGATCGCCACCGGCGTGATCACGCCTTTCCTGATCCCGGTCAAGGTCACGATGGTGCTGGCACTCATCATTGCGTTGCCCTGGGTCTTGTATCAGATGTGGGCATTCGTCGCACCGGGTTTGTACACGCATGAAAAGCGCCTGGTGGCGCCGCTGGTGATTTCGTCCTCGCTGCTGTTCATCGCCGGCGTGGCGTTTTGCTATTTTTTCGTGTTCGGCGTGGTGTTCCCGTTCATCAATAACTTTGCGCCAAAATCGGTGTCGGTGGCGCCGGACATTGACAGTTATGTTGACTTCGTGCTGACCATGTTCCTGGCGTTCGGGATAACGTTCGAGGTGCCGATTATCGTGATTGTGCTGGTGCGAATGGGCCTGGTGCCGCTGGCAAAGTTGAAGCAAATCCGCCCCTACGTCGTGGTCGGCGCTTTCGTGGTCGCCGCCGTGGTGACGCCACCGGACATCATGAGCCAGCTGTTGTTGGCTGTCCCGTTGTGCTTGCTGTATGAAATCGGCCTGCTGGTCGCGCCGATTTTTGAAAAGGCGACACGTGCACCGGAAGAGCGTGAAGACGCCGTCGGCAGCTAA
- the mscL gene encoding large conductance mechanosensitive channel protein MscL, which translates to MGMMQEFRTFALKGNVVDLAVGVIIGGAFGKIVESLVQDIIMPVVGKIFGGLDFANYYLPLNGQGSQLTLIEAKKAGAVFAYGNFLTILINFLILAFIIFQMVRMINKARDLASHQKEEAPAAPAAPPEDIVLLREIRDSLKK; encoded by the coding sequence ATGGGCATGATGCAAGAATTTCGTACTTTCGCGCTCAAGGGCAACGTTGTCGACCTCGCTGTCGGTGTGATTATCGGCGGTGCTTTCGGCAAAATCGTCGAATCGTTGGTGCAAGATATCATCATGCCGGTGGTCGGAAAGATCTTTGGTGGACTCGATTTTGCGAATTACTACCTGCCGCTGAACGGCCAGGGAAGCCAGTTGACGCTAATTGAGGCGAAAAAGGCCGGCGCAGTTTTCGCCTACGGCAATTTCCTGACTATTTTGATCAACTTTCTGATTCTGGCCTTCATCATTTTCCAAATGGTACGCATGATCAATAAAGCGCGCGATCTGGCGAGCCATCAGAAGGAAGAGGCGCCAGCCGCCCCTGCCGCTCCGCCGGAAGATATCGTCCTGCTGCGTGAAATCCGCGATTCGTTGAAAAAGTAA
- the tatB gene encoding Sec-independent protein translocase protein TatB, whose protein sequence is MIDIGLTKLALIGVVALVVIGPERLPKVARMAGSLFGRAQRYINEVKTEVSREIELEELRKMQKDVEEAASDVHSSISKSVADAENSINDAWNDSNSGSSTSWSSTPSPEALTIKAKNFRKKKLARNSAVPSWYKNQSGRRTRVISAAARVAKYRPIGAGKSAGFF, encoded by the coding sequence ATGATTGATATCGGTCTTACCAAGCTGGCTTTAATCGGCGTTGTCGCGCTGGTCGTGATCGGTCCAGAGCGTCTGCCGAAGGTGGCGCGCATGGCCGGTTCGTTGTTTGGACGCGCGCAGCGCTACATCAACGAGGTCAAGACCGAGGTCAGCCGCGAAATCGAGCTGGAAGAATTGCGCAAGATGCAAAAGGACGTCGAAGAAGCCGCAAGCGACGTCCATAGCAGCATTTCTAAGAGCGTTGCCGATGCCGAGAATTCCATCAACGACGCATGGAACGACAGCAATTCAGGCAGCAGCACCAGTTGGAGTTCGACGCCGAGCCCGGAAGCGCTGACCATCAAGGCCAAGAATTTCCGCAAGAAAAAGCTGGCGCGCAATTCCGCAGTACCGTCGTGGTACAAAAATCAAAGCGGCCGCCGTACTCGCGTGATTTCCGCCGCTGCACGTGTCGCCAAATATCGTCCTATCGGCGCCGGCAAATCCGCCGGTTTCTTCTAA
- a CDS encoding Nif3-like dinuclear metal center hexameric protein — MTLRTANRDELAKYLAQTLNIAQYRDYCPNGLQVEGRAEIGLVVSGVTASQALIDAAVELKADAILVHHGYFWRGEDPRVIGTRQKRLKALLTHDINLFAYHLPLDGHPELGNNAQLGRQLSLIGEDRFCDDKLGWLGSVQSDVNVATVGDLARLIERRLGRTPLLIGDANQAIGKVGWCTGGAQGFLGDAIAAGASVYISGEISEQTVHLARETGVAYIAAGHHATERYGVQALGAHIAEQFGIHHQFIDIDNPA; from the coding sequence ATGACCCTGCGCACAGCAAATAGGGATGAACTTGCCAAATACTTAGCGCAAACGCTGAATATCGCACAATACCGCGATTATTGCCCAAATGGGCTACAGGTGGAAGGGCGCGCCGAGATCGGTCTGGTTGTCAGCGGCGTCACGGCGAGTCAGGCGTTGATCGATGCGGCGGTGGAGTTGAAGGCAGACGCCATCCTGGTTCACCACGGCTATTTCTGGCGAGGCGAGGATCCACGCGTCATCGGTACCAGGCAAAAGCGCCTCAAGGCGCTCCTGACGCACGACATCAACCTGTTTGCCTACCACCTGCCCCTCGATGGTCATCCTGAACTCGGCAACAATGCACAGCTCGGGCGTCAACTCAGCCTGATCGGCGAGGATCGCTTCTGCGACGACAAGCTGGGCTGGCTGGGCAGTGTGCAGTCCGACGTCAATGTCGCCACCGTAGGTGATCTTGCGCGTCTGATCGAGCGCCGTCTGGGCCGCACGCCTCTGCTGATCGGCGACGCCAATCAAGCGATCGGCAAGGTAGGCTGGTGCACCGGCGGTGCGCAAGGCTTTCTTGGCGACGCCATTGCCGCCGGGGCATCCGTGTACATCAGTGGCGAAATCTCCGAGCAAACCGTGCATCTGGCGCGTGAGACCGGCGTCGCCTACATTGCTGCAGGTCACCATGCCACCGAACGCTACGGGGTGCAGGCGCTGGGTGCGCATATTGCGGAGCAGTTCGGCATTCATCATCAATTTATCGACATCGACAATCCGGCCTGA
- the petA gene encoding ubiquinol-cytochrome c reductase iron-sulfur subunit: MSNEKQVDSSRRGLLVATCAAGGVAGLATAGAFVSTFQPSERAKAAGAPVEVDISTLAPGEMKTVEWRGKPVWILKRTPEMLESLKKVDAQVADPQSKRTEFSTTPEYALNEWRSIKKDVLVVVGICPHLGCSPSSKFQAGAQPSLPDDWQGGFLCPCHGSTFDLAGRVYKNKPSPDNLQVPRYMFEGDTKLVIGKDEKGEA; encoded by the coding sequence ATGAGTAACGAAAAACAGGTCGACTCCAGTCGGCGAGGTTTGCTCGTCGCGACTTGCGCGGCGGGTGGCGTGGCAGGACTGGCTACAGCAGGAGCATTTGTTTCAACTTTTCAACCATCTGAGCGCGCTAAAGCAGCGGGCGCACCGGTCGAAGTGGATATTTCCACCTTGGCGCCGGGAGAGATGAAAACCGTCGAATGGCGCGGCAAGCCCGTTTGGATTCTCAAGCGCACACCGGAAATGCTGGAGTCGCTCAAAAAAGTCGACGCACAGGTCGCCGATCCGCAATCCAAACGCACCGAATTTTCTACCACCCCAGAATACGCACTGAACGAATGGCGTTCGATCAAGAAGGATGTGTTGGTCGTCGTCGGTATCTGCCCGCATCTGGGATGTTCGCCAAGCTCCAAGTTCCAGGCCGGCGCGCAACCGTCGCTGCCGGACGACTGGCAGGGTGGCTTCCTTTGTCCGTGCCACGGTTCGACGTTCGACCTCGCGGGCCGGGTCTACAAAAACAAACCGTCCCCAGACAACCTCCAGGTTCCACGGTACATGTTTGAAGGTGACACGAAGCTGGTCATCGGCAAAGATGAGAAAGGCGAGGCGTAA
- the hisF gene encoding imidazole glycerol phosphate synthase subunit HisF, translating to MTLAKRIIPCLDVTAGRVVKGVNFLELRDAGDPVEIARRYDEQGADEITFLDITASSDGRGLILDIIEAVASQVFIPLTVGGGVRAVDDVRRLLNAGADKVGINTSAVTNPQLVEDAASKYGSQCIVVAIDAKRTGEGKWEVFTHGGRNATGLDAVEWARKMAQLGAGEILLTSMDRDGTRSGFDLALTRAVSEAVAIPVIASGGVGGLQDLADGIKQGKADAVLAASIFHYGQHTVQEAKRFMADQNIPMRLA from the coding sequence ATGACACTCGCAAAACGCATCATTCCCTGTCTCGACGTGACGGCCGGACGGGTTGTCAAAGGCGTCAATTTCCTTGAGTTGCGCGACGCCGGCGATCCTGTTGAAATCGCGCGCCGCTACGATGAGCAGGGTGCGGATGAGATCACTTTCCTCGACATTACGGCGTCGTCGGACGGTCGTGGCCTGATTCTCGACATCATTGAAGCAGTTGCCTCGCAAGTCTTCATTCCGCTGACCGTCGGTGGCGGCGTACGCGCTGTCGATGACGTACGCCGATTGCTCAATGCCGGCGCCGATAAAGTCGGCATCAACACGTCGGCAGTGACCAATCCGCAATTGGTGGAAGACGCCGCAAGCAAATACGGTTCGCAATGCATCGTCGTCGCGATTGACGCCAAGCGCACCGGCGAAGGCAAGTGGGAAGTATTCACCCACGGCGGCCGCAACGCAACCGGGCTGGATGCGGTGGAGTGGGCGCGCAAGATGGCGCAACTCGGCGCCGGAGAAATTCTGCTGACCAGCATGGACCGCGACGGTACGCGCAGCGGCTTCGACCTGGCGCTCACGCGCGCAGTGTCCGAGGCAGTGGCGATTCCCGTGATCGCATCCGGCGGTGTCGGCGGTTTGCAGGATCTGGCCGACGGCATCAAGCAGGGCAAGGCGGACGCTGTACTTGCCGCGAGCATCTTCCACTACGGTCAACACACAGTGCAGGAAGCGAAACGTTTTATGGCCGATCAAAATATTCCTATGAGGCTGGCATGA
- a CDS encoding DUF2461 domain-containing protein, producing MHIRDLTQYLAELSENNNRAWFVMNKPRYDILRAEFLELVTQLIADISKFDPIIASCNPKKALFRINRDMRFSHDKSPYKTHFSASLTASGLKKPSSGGGPAYYFHIDADGQLLIAGGEYMPPSDRLRAIRQTVISDAAGFSKVIKTKSIKDNYGGLQEEGKLTRPPKGFDADSPHIEYVKLKNFIVWKESSIKKKIPADLGKEVLAGFKDAYPLVHWLRQIPLVVPE from the coding sequence ATGCACATCCGTGATCTGACTCAATATCTGGCCGAACTGTCGGAGAACAATAACCGCGCCTGGTTCGTCATGAACAAGCCACGCTATGACATCCTGCGTGCCGAGTTTTTGGAACTGGTGACGCAACTGATCGCCGACATCAGCAAATTCGATCCCATCATCGCCAGCTGCAATCCTAAGAAGGCACTGTTTCGCATCAACCGCGACATGCGCTTCTCACACGACAAAAGCCCATACAAAACCCATTTCTCGGCATCGCTGACTGCCAGCGGCCTGAAGAAACCGAGCTCCGGCGGTGGACCTGCCTATTACTTCCACATCGATGCCGACGGTCAATTGCTGATCGCCGGGGGTGAATACATGCCGCCCTCGGATCGCCTGCGTGCAATCCGCCAAACGGTCATTTCCGATGCCGCAGGTTTCAGCAAAGTGATCAAGACCAAGTCCATCAAGGACAACTACGGCGGTCTGCAGGAAGAAGGCAAACTGACGCGTCCACCCAAGGGTTTCGACGCCGACAGCCCGCATATCGAATACGTCAAGCTGAAGAACTTCATCGTTTGGAAAGAAAGCAGCATCAAGAAGAAGATTCCAGCCGACCTCGGCAAGGAAGTACTGGCGGGCTTCAAGGATGCTTATCCGCTGGTGCATTGGCTGCGCCAGATCCCACTGGTAGTACCTGAGTAA